A portion of the Vespa velutina chromosome 5, iVesVel2.1, whole genome shotgun sequence genome contains these proteins:
- the LOC124949126 gene encoding myb-like protein O isoform X4 codes for MSKRESVYAIKVGKCAIEVLDEREEGEISLEDVSSSEEGHLSYGYGNKTGRCINCLSTQHCTSWCTSTKYYHPKSSNRKDTVQEKENRHYAKDSGSAGIKHSSSTLQEKNDDLVPISSDSDMEIVGLMDNSKQIHSLSRSRSKKKKKKERTHGSSINDDFVSSSSIDITAGETTLKHDNDNSKGDRLSRSHRRDLSPLHRSVRSRLSTKSPSRRYRASMWFKLPLRKSKSPVMRSRSPVLRRSPHRSPHRSSTRTISKKMSKNEQLPSSNTCTDNVYGNVNKLLKKIRHIDSVRIRAQEGNIKNKEHCSTLKEKLSNTMKGMSDNNGNVTNCTKEKTVTCVEINNDADDEEDLALLRQKALETKQKRNDKNNEQSKTELENKIATYDDDHNEEDLELRMIALRSAVLKKYQNERSVKTKRYDSSTISRSKSPFTQSFLDSSIPIPSEKRVETPPVTQMFPVLNENTHTEDMELDTDIEQEKEKLPYSPTDNITIDIPLDTELLGIQPSDVSFINLNKISSPPFDNTNNQLEHRAVRTGIIENKSYLSNMMNNTSTENTFYDMNPDAPYSPSDSIETSKSDVIVTKPCHESISTSQFNDMHCNMMNDISTNETGIAMDISTGQERPYSPTDAPIYDLDLSQTLPLIQTSHFSNNSNLTSAQTMYDTYGNSNILSMHEKSQLQYSATGENVHKEIHVNEVESFITRKQTNSPHFFESDSISPIDSMLTIDDIPNTDVIKPSTPISASLNSENTESMLNNPIHKITKIAEEPLYMHGVPDVTKDINKIPTLINRTLVPATILKSNKQLQQPLPTKKHENHVEPTFKSAEMQPIPIDFNVNTKLSTQFKPMKLTSVIKKPQTILTTPIAFQSCLNDESTSNVIEDAFVTPSKEHETSSLKNISLVNSKKAVFINNIDLVPKKKKRTRRFRRRNNVTQNINIKTSSENVEKSEHDSGAPGETNKTIMNTESGLPCSDIHEKQKNISDATVLGDFDNVKLTKLSQESNSLLILDENSGKNSVKSKASFSCNEIQKDNIVQHSTNLESNISSSLKIINDHIAVVTNRRPSLDEDEEALRASLLASLAKRTKSLDTNSCNASLITTTATLSCVSTVPSVQKTQQMDTGTPPLTHQTVQNDITLHSLTQSASAYNSGDEKNHTYTVPVSSADIKENSIGISTDTSCSLLINSSKKRPLPLLKGPSKKFLKKVLIPASTKVVNNAKKYQNAVVQKRLILQKAISNYNAEKLIDIKPIASVKSCENKWTGNTKIISSDTQRIVINLGSDTESDSEHERLKAIPMSNSNKLEKRPILTIPTTEFEKSVDQFLRDVRKKQETAAANKQTIPLHNVTKKNLSSVTSAESKISPTVHTPLAVRHLPVSKQEEYRRLKQQILEREILKLQRSVEIGTSKKMNNFNTLHSTTSDNSSKESLPSYKENPNVLGKFSNLNLQISVKNNNERNIEVKKNKNSSTSSAIPNSADKTNFGKQNDANIISNSKKGSLQITLNPNVRISNEEASNQNNKKLKTTESNVALIDTTKSISENTMGLQDTGKSKIATASLKVLTKDEVNHRLVQIQVKQHEPDQVIIIDNKTDLSERTYLVHNKNKQGIDANKDEDKICIEPDQDHTKQHNEMDKANNLNTNCIFTEKDEKEADVSQNEIIIDDINSSSMLNMKLSIEHENVQNKKTTEKNQLLVTSVQDKVEDNTNLNLSNIESSNESDLLTSNKIETNKVANVEELNESITKDVTIELNSLVNLPKMEQVRHLMETEHKLVMKRYMVLDNLAEMSGDLRQWDMERDLQTNFVEEVKKLREQLKIAEEKLRIHRNRINSIGPKVMDAHEKINNGRRECFKLSRICKVLGSKVVGQDYKVPQAGADLLDNKLKEVASHTRQLSKKKVPSIHISEVYEEVVPLKKESGPKPIESEIPAFEKSFTTEQQNDNHNENNNMIALKDEDNILTSMNTQVSSDQEDEEDGRDISSCETNDTIKHDHYYNRTTTEVVSCVNNNPANKEDCDITQCIETGEIMLKEDNYQKKKTIEPYVSMLSHLKVARNVNPNGVLCPYELMGTCNDGDCQFVHQSVMFCSHHMDRNTLGIQDYIDPDAVHSDDPSRSNARRWALLLSGCRRENL; via the exons ATGAGCAAGCGTGAGTCAGTTTATGCAATAAAGGTGGGGAAGTGTG CTATAGAAGTTTTGgacgagagagaagaaggtgAAATATCTTTGGAAGATGTAAGTTCCTCCGAAGAAGGACATCTCAGTTACGGATATGGGAATAAAACTGGAAGATGTATTAATTGTCTTTCCACTCAGCATTGTACGTCATGGTGTACTTCTACTAAATATTATCATCCGAAGAGTTCAAATAGAAAAG atacagttcaagaaaaggaaaatcgtCATTATGCAAAAGATTCAGGATCTGCAGGAATTAAACATAGCTCTTCTACGCTACAAGAAAAGAATGACGATCTTGTACCTATTTCTAGCGATAGTGATATGGAGATTGTTGGTCTTATGGATAATTCTAAACAGATACATTCTTTATCAAGATCaagaagcaagaaaaagaaaaagaaggaaagaaccCATGGATCTAGTATCAATGatgattttgtttcttcttcttccattgaTATAACTGCAGGAGAGACTACATTAAAACATGATAATGACAATTCTAAAGGAGATCGTTTGTCTAGATCTCATCGTAGAGATTTAAGTCCATTGCATAGGAGCGTTAGATCAAGATTATCTACAAAATCTCCTTCTAGAAGATATAGAGCATCTATGTGGTTCAAATTGCCTCTTAGGAAATCAAAATCACCAGTCATGCGTAGTAGATCACCTGTGTTAAGAAGATCTCCTCATAGATCTCCGCACCGATCATCTACAAGAACGATATCAAAAAAGATGTCGAAAAACGAACAATTGCCTTCTTCTAATACTTGTACTGACAATGTGTATGGTAATGTAAATAAgctattaaagaaaataagacaTATAGATTCTGTAAGAATTCGAGCACAAgaaggaaatattaaaaataaagaacactGTTCgacattgaaagaaaaattatcaaatacgATGAAAGGTATGTCAGACAATAATGGCAATGTAACAAATTGTACCAAAGAGAAGACAGTTACGTGCgtggaaataaataatgatgcCGACGATGAAGAGGATTTAGCATTATTAAGACAAAAAGCATTAGAAACAAAGCAAAAacgtaatgataaaaacaatgaaCAAAGCAAAACAgaacttgaaaataaaatagccACTTACGACGATGATCACAATGAAGAAGATTTAGAATTGCGTATGATAGCATTACGTTCTGCTGTACTgaagaaatatcaaaatgaGCGAAGTGTAAAGACTAAAAGATATGATAGCTCTACTATTTCTCGTAGTAAAAGTCCATTTACTCAAAGCTTTTTGGATAGTAGTATACCCATACCAAGTGAAAAACGTGTTGAAACACCACCGGTTACTCAAATGTTTCctgttttaaatgaaaatacacATACTGAAGATATGGAGCTAGATACTGATATTgaacaggaaaaagaaaaattaccaTACTCTCCAACAGATAATATTACTATAGATATACCCTTGGACACAGAGCTTCTAGGGATACAACCATCTGATGTTTCGTTTATTAATCTTAACAAAATTAGTAGTCCACCTttcgataatacaaataatcaaTTGGAACATAGAGCTGTACGAACAGGAATTATTGAGAACAAAAGCTATTTATCGAATATGATGAACAATACAAGTACTGAAAATACGTTTTATGACATGAATCCTGATGCTCCTTACTCTCCGTCTGATTCCATTGAAACTAGCAAATCTGATGTTATTGTTACAAAACCATGTCATGAATCCATATCTACCTCTCAATTTAATGACATGCATTGTAATATGATGAATGACATATCCACTAATGAAACTGGTATCGCAATGGATATTAGTACAGGTCAAGAGAGACCTTATTCGCCGACTGATGCACCTATATACGATCTTGATTTATCGCAAACGCTTCCATTAATACAAACAtctcatttttcaaataattctaatttaacATCCGCGCAAACGATGTACGATACTTACGgaaattcgaatatattaaGTATGCACGAAAAATCACAGTTGCAATATTCAGCTACAGGAGAAAATGTACATAAAGAAATACATGTTAACGAAGTTGAGAGTTTTATTACAAGAAAACAAACCAATTCTCCTCATTTCTTTGAATCTGATTCTATATCTCCTATTGATTCAATGTTAACAATTGATGATATTCCAAATACAGATGTTATTAAACCAAGTACACCAATATCTGCATCTCTGAATTCGGAAAATACAGAAAGTATGTTAAATAATCCTATtcataaaataacgaaaattgcTGAAGAACCACTCTATATGCATGGTGTTCCAGATGTTactaaagatataaataaaattcctaCTCTTATCAATAGAACATTAGTTCCTGCAACAATTCTAAAATCGAATAAACAGCTGCAACAACCATTGCCTACAAAGAAACATGAAAATCATGTTGAACCAACATTCAAAAGTGCCGAAATGCAACCAATTCCTATTGATTTCAATGTCAATACAAAATTAAGTACTCAGTTCAAACCTATGAAGCTTACATCTGTTATAAAAAAACCGCAAACAATATTAACTACACCTATAGCATTCCAAAGTTGCTTGAATGATGAGAGTACAAGTAACGTAATAGAGGATGCATTTGTTACTCCATCCAAAGAACATGAAACtagttctttaaaaaatatttcgttagtaaattcaaaaaaggctgtttttattaataatatagatttagtgcctaagaaaaagaagcgtACAAGGAGATTTAGGCGAAGAAATAATGTTactcaaaatattaatattaaaacttcTAGTGAAAATGTAGAGAAATCAGAGCATGATTCAGGTGCACCaggagaaacaaataaaactataatgaATACAGAAAGTGGATTACCATGTAGTGATATtcatgaaaaacaaaaaaatatatccgaTGCTACAGTTCTTGGTGATTTCGACAATgtgaaattaacaaaattgagTCAAGAAAGTAATTCATTGTTGATATTGGATGAAAATTCTGGAAAGAACTCTGTAAAAAGTAAAGCTTCATTTTCATGTAATGAAATACAAAAGGATAATATTGTACAACATTCTACGAATTTAGAGAGTAATATTAGTTCATCActtaagataataaatgatcaCATAGCAGTGGTTACAAATAGAAGGCCGAGTttagatgaagatgaagaagctTTAAGAGCAAGTTTATTAGCTTCTTTAGCAAAACGCACAAAATCTTTAGATACCAATTCTTGCAATGCATCGTTGATTACCACAACTGCTACTTTGTCTTGTGTTAGTACTGTACCATCTGTACAGAAAACACAACAAATGGATACAGGAACACCACCACTTACGCATCAAACAGttcaaaatgatattacaCTTCATTCATTAACACAATCTGCATCTGCATATAATTCcggagatgaaaaaaatcacACATACACTGTGCCAGTATCATCTgctgatataaaagaaaatagtattGGCATTAGTACTGATACGTCTTgttcgttattaataaattctagTAAGAAAAGACCACTTCCTTTGTTAAAAGGGCcatcaaaaaaatttcttaaaaaagtcTTAATTCCTGCAAGTACAAAAGTTGTAAATAATGCTAAAAAATACCAAAATGCAGTAGTTCAAAAgagattaattttacaaaaggcaatatctaattataatgctgagaaattaatagatattaaaccAATTGCTAGTGTAAAGTCTTGTGAAAATAAATGGACAGGCAATACAAAAATCATATCTTCAGATACGCAACGTATTGTGATAAATTTAGGATCTGACACAGAGAGCGATTCAGAACACGAACGACTCAAAGCTATCCCTATgtcaaattcaaataaattagaaaaacgtCCGATTTTAACAATACCTACGACAGAGTTTGAAAAAAGCGTAGATCAATTTTTAAGAGATGTTAGAAAGAAACAGGAAACTGCAGCAGCAAATAAACAAACTATTCCTTTACATAATGTAACTAAAAAGAACTTGTCATCTGTTACATCTGCAGAAAGTAAAATTTCTCCTACTGTTCATACACCCTtg GCAGTACGACATCTTCCAGTATCGAAGCAAGAAGAATATCGTCGTTTGAAACAACAAATTTTAGAACGTGAGATACTAAAATTGCAGAGATCAGTAGAAATTGGTACTtctaaaaaaatgaacaattttaataCGTTACATTCCACAACATCCGATAATTCAAGCAAAGAATCATTACCATCATATAAAGAGAATCCAAATGTACTTGGGAAATTTTCAAATCTAAACCTACAGAtatctgtaaaaaataataatgaaagaaatattgaagttaaaaagaataaaaattcctCAACATCTTCGGCTATTCCAAATTCTGCAGATAAGACCAATTTTGGAAAACAAAATGatgcaaatattatatcaaattccAAAAAAGGATCTCTACAAATTACTTTAAATCCTAATGTACGAATCTCTAACGAAGAAGCATccaatcaaaataataaaaaattgaaaacaacAGAAAGTAATGTTGCTTTGATAGATACAACAAAGTCAATATCTGAAAACACAATGGGTCTGCAAGATACAGGAAAATCTAAAATAGCAACTGCttcattaaaagtattaactAAAGACGAAGTAAATCATAGACTTGTTCAAATTCAAGTAAAACAGCACGAGCCTGAtcaggtaataataatagataacaAGACAGATTTATCTGAAAGAACATATTTAgtacataataaaaacaaacaaggtATTGATGcaaataaagatgaagataaaatttgtattgaaCCTGATCAGGATCACACTAAACAACATAATGAAATGGATAAAGCGAACAATTTAAATACCAATTGTATATTCAcggaaaaagatgaaaaagaagcagATGTAAgccaaaatgaaataattatcgatgacATAAATAGTTCGAGTatgttaaatatgaaattatcaaTAGAACATGAGaatgtacaaaataaaaaaactacagagaaaaatcaattattagtTACATCTGTGCAAGACAAAGTGgaagataatacaaatttgaatttatcgaatattgaAAGCAGTAATGAAAGTGATTTATTGAcatcaaataaaatagaaacaaataaagTAGCAAATGTTGAGGAATTAAATGAAAGTATAACAAAGGATGTTACTATAGAATTAAATTCTCTTGTTAATCTTCCAAAGATGGAGCAAGTACGACATTTAATGGAAACAGAACATAAATTAGTTATGAAAag gTATATGGTCTTAGACAATCTTGCTGAAATGTCAGGAGATTTACGTCAATGGGATATGGAGAGAGATTTACAAACAAATTTTGtagaagaagttaaaaaattaagagaacaattaaaaattgcaGAAGAAAAGTTACGAATACATCGTAATAGAATTAATAGTATAGGTCCAAAAGTAATGGATGCGCATGAGAAAATTAACAATGGAAGACGAGAATGTTTCAAATTATCTAGAATTTGTAAAGTTTTAGGTTCTAAAGTTGTAGGACAGGATTATAA AGTACCTCAAGCTGGAGCAGATCTTTTAGATAATAAGTTAAAAGAAGTTGCAAGTCATACACGACAACTTTCCAAAAAGAAAGTTCCTTCCATTCATATATCTGAAGTGTATGAAGAAGTCGTTCCGCTGAAAAAAGAATCTGGACCTAAACCTATAGAAAGTGAAATACCAgcatttgaaaaatcttttacaaCAGAACAACAGAATGACAAtcataatgagaataataatatgattgcattgaaagatgaagataatatattaacatcAATGAATACTCAAGTATCATCGGAtcaagaagacgaagaagatggAAGAGATATTTCTTCATGTGAAACAAATGATACAATCAAGCACGATCATTATTACAATAGAACAACGACAGAAGTAGTATCGTGCGTAAATAATAATCCTGCCAATAAAGAAGATTGTGATATTACTCAGTGTATAGAAACAGgggaaataatgttaaaagaagataattatcagaaaaagaaaactatcgAGCCTTATGTTTCGATGTTGTCACATTTGAAAGTAGCAAG GAACGTGAATCCCAATGGAGTGCTTTGTCCATATGAACTAATGGGAACTTGTAACGATGGAGATTGTCAATTCGTTCATCAATCTGTCATGTTTTGTAGCCATCATATGGATCGAAACACATTAGGAATACAAG ACTATATTGATCCTGACGCGGTGCATTCTGATGATCCAAGTAGAAGCAACGCCCGAAGATG ggctttattattatctggcTGCCGAAGGGAAAACCTATAG